A region of Allocoleopsis franciscana PCC 7113 DNA encodes the following proteins:
- a CDS encoding two-partner secretion domain-containing protein, translating into MIRPVFPFWRAGYLLLGCLASAKNLALPVSWRHCWPLGIGVALGISSGIAFSGNRALAQIIPDTTLGVESSVVTPLDPDLPVDVIDGGAQRGQNLFHSFQDFNVSENRGVYFYSSDANIQNILARITGANRSDILGTLGTFGESQPSLFLINPNGIIFGPNANLDIGGSFVATTANAVGLGETGRFSASEPQTSNLLAINPNAFFFNQFSNQGQIVNRSTATSTVLGFSVNGLPFTYGLQVLGRSLLLLGGNVNLEGGIVFAPGGRVELGGLAGAGTVRLDTNGNLLNLSFLDGVARADVSLNNQAVLDVVANDGGSIAIHSRNINIFGNSKLWAGIWSGLGTVDSQAGDITLDATDAVTVVDSNILNEVQEQAIGNGGNINIRAESLSLSGDSDYVIVSADTHGQGNAGSVSVQVSGPVSLNSSRISSQVLYGAVGNSGGINIQAQSLRMTDGAELYAQVAFARGNAGDISIKVADSVEVIDGSVIVTYAGDGAVGNGGNISLEARSLFMENNASLLAETLGQGNAGNISVQVADFVTLIDSYFYNAAANDEEQTVGNGGNITVEARSLFMADGSELKSSTDAQGNAGNILVRATDSVELIDSHILSHVELDDRSYIETVGNGGDITIETRSLSLTDASLNASTQGQGHAGSIFVRGADSVLLSDSSISTAVKTEGIANQPSNIEIHTRSLALTNNSQIDATTSGRGDGGTVSVIAPGGSISLANNSSIKTAVEVGAIGQGGDIKLTANSISLTGGSRLEAQTRGEGDAGNIQLDATEFVDISGANPLGLSSGILTSTETSNSGKGGKITVGLPHGSLDSLRLSDGSVLSARTLNSAPGGDIEVNVDQLEITTGGQIITSASSLGSAGNINIRATESVTISGSNPNFIDRGGSTGNTGNGIGRVSEIEPNNSIAEAQFIAPELFSLQANPDIEASTDIPHVSIFGTGDGTFDYYSLMIQAPGSRGIFEIDNSSAAGTGYLDTQIFLFDSAGRRLTQNDDSSTALGAGGSTSRLDSFISYEIETPGIYTIGVGRYFSFAGNGSIAGNPLAPGNQYTLQVSIDNRNTNPNQNPNSGLFAQATNGGTAGNLTIETGQMFVRDGGQVTVSSPQGQAGNLSITANTLTLNQGTISAVTGTSGAEGGANITLKGLDFLRMDNESLISASALGNANGGNVTIDSTFIVATPPTGPEGSDIIANAEQGNGGRVYVTTQGLFGIQFRPQRTPKNDITVSSTFGLSGEFALNTPGVDPSRGLAQLPVNVVDASQQIDQRCTPKAANQGGSFTVTGRGGIPPSPNDTLQAESLITPNWVILDSERENNTSSAPTTPSNSAPKQLVEAQGWRINEQGQVVLTASAPNVTPHNTWQTPVECTADANPVQK; encoded by the coding sequence ATGATACGCCCTGTCTTCCCTTTCTGGAGAGCTGGCTATCTTCTCCTTGGGTGTTTGGCAAGCGCAAAAAACCTGGCACTGCCTGTTAGTTGGCGACATTGTTGGCCGTTGGGGATAGGGGTAGCGTTGGGGATAAGTAGTGGGATTGCTTTTTCTGGAAACCGTGCCTTAGCTCAGATTATTCCCGATACCACGTTGGGTGTAGAAAGTTCCGTTGTGACACCTCTCGATCCCGACTTGCCTGTTGATGTAATTGATGGTGGAGCTCAACGAGGGCAAAATTTGTTCCACAGTTTTCAGGATTTTAATGTTAGCGAAAACAGAGGAGTCTATTTTTACAGTTCTGATGCCAATATCCAGAATATCTTAGCACGAATAACGGGTGCTAATCGCTCTGATATCCTAGGGACACTCGGCACTTTTGGTGAATCTCAGCCAAGCTTATTTTTAATTAATCCTAACGGAATTATCTTTGGTCCGAACGCTAACTTAGATATAGGTGGTTCTTTCGTTGCAACGACAGCAAATGCAGTGGGGTTGGGTGAAACGGGACGATTTAGCGCCTCAGAACCTCAGACAAGTAACTTACTTGCAATCAACCCCAACGCCTTCTTTTTTAACCAATTCTCTAATCAAGGACAAATTGTCAATCGTTCCACTGCAACAAGTACGGTATTGGGCTTTTCTGTAAATGGTCTTCCCTTTACCTATGGACTCCAAGTTCTCGGTCGAAGTCTGTTACTGCTTGGAGGTAATGTAAATCTAGAAGGTGGCATTGTGTTTGCTCCCGGTGGTCGAGTTGAGTTGGGGGGGTTAGCAGGAGCTGGAACAGTAAGGTTAGATACTAATGGCAATCTATTGAACTTGAGTTTTCTTGATGGTGTTGCACGAGCTGATGTATCCCTTAATAACCAAGCTGTATTAGATGTCGTTGCCAACGATGGCGGTAGTATTGCGATTCATAGCCGAAATATAAATATTTTTGGCAACAGTAAGCTTTGGGCTGGTATTTGGTCAGGTTTAGGGACTGTTGACTCGCAAGCTGGAGATATTACACTTGATGCCACTGATGCGGTAACAGTTGTAGACAGCAATATTCTCAACGAGGTACAGGAACAAGCAATAGGAAATGGTGGCAACATCAATATTCGAGCTGAGTCACTCTCTTTATCCGGCGATTCGGATTATGTTATTGTGAGCGCGGATACTCATGGTCAAGGAAATGCTGGGAGTGTCTCGGTTCAGGTGAGTGGCCCAGTTTCGTTGAATTCCAGTAGGATTTCTAGCCAAGTGCTATATGGGGCAGTAGGAAATTCCGGAGGTATTAATATACAAGCGCAATCGCTCCGGATGACAGATGGTGCGGAATTGTATGCACAAGTAGCTTTTGCTAGAGGCAATGCTGGAGATATATCCATTAAGGTAGCTGATTCAGTAGAAGTGATTGATGGCTCTGTTATTGTTACCTATGCCGGGGATGGAGCAGTGGGAAATGGTGGCAATATCAGCCTTGAGGCGAGATCGCTCTTTATGGAAAATAATGCGAGTTTGCTGGCAGAAACTCTAGGGCAAGGAAATGCTGGAAACATATCGGTTCAGGTGGCTGATTTCGTCACGCTGATTGATAGTTATTTCTATAACGCAGCAGCTAACGATGAGGAGCAGACAGTAGGGAACGGGGGCAATATCACAGTCGAGGCGCGATCTCTCTTTATGGCTGATGGTTCGGAGTTGAAATCATCAACTGACGCTCAAGGCAATGCGGGAAATATATTAGTTCGGGCAACTGACTCAGTAGAGTTGATAGACAGTCATATTCTCAGCCACGTAGAACTTGATGACCGTAGCTATATAGAAACAGTAGGCAATGGTGGCGATATTACCATTGAGACGCGATCTCTCTCATTAACCGACGCTTCCCTAAATGCAAGTACTCAAGGACAAGGACATGCTGGCAGTATTTTTGTCCGAGGTGCAGACTCAGTTTTGCTTTCCGATAGCTCAATTTCCACAGCAGTCAAGACAGAAGGCATTGCCAATCAACCGAGTAACATTGAGATTCACACGCGATCGCTTGCCTTAACGAATAACTCTCAGATTGATGCCACTACTTCTGGGCGGGGAGATGGCGGTACTGTATCAGTAATAGCTCCTGGTGGCTCTATTTCTCTAGCCAACAATAGCAGCATCAAAACGGCTGTAGAAGTAGGAGCAATTGGTCAGGGGGGCGACATCAAACTTACAGCTAACTCCATTTCTTTAACAGGTGGTTCCAGATTGGAAGCTCAAACTCGCGGTGAGGGAGATGCTGGAAATATTCAACTTGATGCCACTGAATTTGTTGATATCTCTGGAGCCAACCCATTGGGACTCTCCAGCGGTATTCTCACTTCCACTGAGACAAGCAACAGCGGTAAGGGTGGCAAAATTACAGTAGGATTACCGCATGGGAGCTTGGATAGTTTGCGTCTATCTGATGGAAGCGTTTTGAGTGCCCGAACCTTAAATAGTGCTCCTGGTGGTGACATTGAGGTTAATGTCGATCAGTTAGAAATTACTACCGGGGGACAAATCATCACCTCAGCCTCAAGCCTTGGCAGTGCCGGTAATATTAATATCAGAGCTACTGAAAGCGTCACGATTTCCGGCAGCAATCCCAACTTTATTGACAGGGGTGGAAGTACGGGCAACACTGGCAACGGCATTGGTAGGGTGAGCGAAATAGAACCAAATAACTCAATTGCTGAAGCACAGTTTATTGCTCCTGAACTCTTTTCGCTGCAAGCCAACCCAGATATTGAAGCATCTACCGACATTCCCCATGTCTCTATTTTTGGCACCGGAGACGGTACGTTTGACTACTACTCGTTGATGATTCAAGCGCCAGGAAGTCGGGGAATTTTCGAGATCGACAATAGTAGCGCTGCTGGAACGGGTTATTTAGATACACAAATCTTCCTGTTTGATAGTGCTGGGAGAAGGTTAACTCAGAATGATGACTCTTCAACAGCATTGGGTGCAGGCGGAAGCACCAGCAGATTGGACTCTTTCATTAGCTATGAAATTGAAACTCCTGGCATCTACACGATTGGAGTGGGCAGATATTTTTCTTTCGCCGGAAATGGGAGCATAGCAGGCAACCCTCTAGCTCCAGGAAATCAGTACACACTCCAAGTTTCGATTGATAACCGAAATACTAACCCCAATCAAAACCCCAATAGCGGACTGTTTGCTCAGGCAACCAATGGTGGCACAGCAGGAAACTTGACTATTGAAACTGGACAGATGTTTGTTAGGGACGGAGGACAAGTAACCGTCAGCAGCCCTCAAGGACAAGCAGGCAATTTGAGCATTACCGCTAATACCCTAACCCTCAACCAAGGTACAATTTCTGCTGTCACCGGCACCAGTGGTGCTGAAGGCGGAGCCAACATCACCCTAAAAGGCTTAGATTTCCTGCGGATGGACAATGAAAGCCTCATCTCCGCCAGTGCTCTCGGCAACGCCAACGGTGGTAACGTCACCATCGACTCCACCTTCATCGTTGCCACACCCCCAACCGGCCCTGAAGGCAGCGACATCATCGCCAACGCCGAACAAGGCAACGGAGGACGAGTCTATGTCACCACTCAAGGACTCTTCGGCATCCAATTTCGACCCCAACGCACTCCCAAAAATGACATTACTGTTAGTTCTACCTTCGGTTTATCAGGAGAATTTGCCCTCAACACCCCTGGTGTTGACCCCAGTCGAGGCTTAGCTCAATTACCTGTTAATGTAGTCGATGCTTCACAACAAATTGATCAGCGTTGTACTCCCAAAGCCGCCAACCAAGGTGGAAGTTTTACCGTTACCGGACGTGGCGGTATCCCACCCAGCCCCAACGATACGTTACAAGCTGAATCTTTAATCACACCCAACTGGGTCATCCTCGACTCGGAGAGGGAGAATAACACGTCCTCAGCACCAACAACGCCCAGCAATTCTGCCCCCAAACAACTAGTAGAAGCCCAAGGATGGAGAATTAATGAGCAAGGGCAGGTTGTTCTTACGGCTTCTGCACCGAACGTAACACCTCATAATACCTGGCAAACTCCAGTGGAGTGTACAGCAGATGCTAACCCAGTACAAAAGTAA
- a CDS encoding GTP-binding protein: MSYSKTPPTRNQPQDTLFNRTRTSLRDALSWYSNLRRHSDNLPDVELQAALRTEIESLKSSLDKLDQGVIRIAAFGLVSRGKSAVVNALLGQKILQTGPLHGVTQWPRSVRWTPGTEGKVQVELIDTPGLDEIQGESRAQMAREVASQADLILFVVAGDITRTEYQALCELRQAQKPIILVFNKIDLYPDQDREAIYRQLQQLGTGSPKDRRLQKTLTEDEIVMVAAEPAPLEVRVEWPDGRVTYEWETPQPQIDQLKQKIFKILNREGRSLLALNALFQARDAETNMAKKTLEFRKAEAEELIWRFTKYKSLAVALNPIGVLDVLGGAIADLALIRSLSRLYGLPMTSYEAGKLWKKIVVSSGGLLLGEMGSSMLLGLGKSASAVTSVFDSASGVTAYTGSAIAQAGIAGYGTYTVGQAAQVYLEQGCSWGPIGPSTVIQDILNQVEPDTILYRLRQELGQQLDKVGE; this comes from the coding sequence TTGAGTTACTCCAAAACCCCCCCAACCCGAAACCAGCCACAAGACACACTCTTCAACCGCACTCGTACCAGTTTGCGCGACGCCCTCTCCTGGTATTCCAACCTGCGCCGCCACAGTGATAATCTCCCCGATGTGGAACTGCAAGCGGCGCTACGAACTGAAATCGAGAGTTTAAAATCATCCCTCGACAAGCTAGACCAGGGAGTAATTCGCATTGCTGCGTTTGGTCTGGTCAGTCGCGGGAAATCAGCCGTCGTCAATGCCTTGCTAGGGCAGAAAATTCTGCAAACCGGCCCCCTGCACGGCGTCACCCAATGGCCTCGGTCTGTACGCTGGACACCGGGCACAGAGGGGAAAGTACAGGTGGAGTTAATTGATACCCCTGGATTGGATGAAATTCAGGGTGAATCACGGGCACAGATGGCGCGGGAGGTGGCATCGCAAGCGGATTTAATTTTGTTTGTGGTGGCGGGTGACATTACACGCACCGAGTATCAGGCGCTGTGTGAACTGCGGCAAGCGCAAAAGCCGATTATCCTGGTATTCAACAAAATCGACCTCTATCCCGACCAAGACCGGGAGGCGATTTACCGTCAGTTGCAACAACTCGGTACGGGGAGTCCAAAAGATCGACGTCTGCAAAAGACGTTGACGGAAGATGAGATTGTGATGGTGGCGGCAGAACCCGCACCTTTAGAAGTGCGCGTCGAGTGGCCTGATGGTCGGGTAACTTATGAATGGGAAACGCCGCAACCGCAGATTGATCAGTTGAAACAGAAGATTTTTAAGATACTCAATCGGGAGGGGCGATCGCTTCTTGCCCTCAATGCCCTATTTCAGGCGCGGGATGCAGAGACAAACATGGCAAAGAAAACCCTTGAGTTCCGTAAAGCTGAAGCGGAAGAGTTAATCTGGCGCTTTACCAAGTATAAGTCTCTAGCGGTGGCGCTCAATCCGATTGGGGTGCTGGATGTGTTGGGCGGTGCGATCGCAGATTTAGCCTTGATTCGTTCTCTATCGCGGCTGTATGGTTTACCCATGACCAGTTACGAAGCCGGTAAACTTTGGAAGAAGATTGTCGTTAGTTCCGGTGGCTTACTACTGGGTGAAATGGGTAGCAGTATGTTGTTGGGGTTGGGGAAAAGTGCCTCTGCTGTTACCTCGGTGTTTGACAGCGCTTCAGGGGTGACTGCGTATACTGGGAGTGCGATCGCACAAGCGGGAATTGCAGGCTATGGCACTTATACAGTGGGTCAGGCGGCGCAAGTTTATCTAGAACAAGGTTGCAGTTGGGGGCCAATAGGGCCAAGTACAGTCATTCAAGACATTCTCAATCAGGTTGAACCTGATACGATTCTATATCGTTTGCGTCAGGAATTAGGGCAACAATTGGATAAAGTGGGCGAATAA
- a CDS encoding DUF6812 domain-containing protein has translation MSQVRVKVLTNNELEILGEIRTSLFDDGYYFHISDVLNNSRTFIELTDVEVYSQGQLLTQMESLCINKNAIAFLGEGYSDRQKDYGRLKGLKG, from the coding sequence ATGAGTCAGGTGAGAGTTAAGGTTCTGACAAATAATGAACTGGAAATTTTAGGAGAGATTAGAACCAGCTTATTTGATGATGGTTATTATTTCCATATTTCAGATGTACTCAATAATTCACGCACATTTATTGAGTTAACGGATGTCGAAGTATACAGTCAGGGTCAACTCCTTACTCAGATGGAATCTCTTTGCATCAATAAAAATGCGATCGCATTTTTGGGCGAGGGATATAGCGATCGCCAGAAGGATTACGGCAGACTAAAAGGGCTAAAGGGGTGA
- a CDS encoding ATP-binding response regulator produces the protein MPTPSLKEFAQATPVCSQTSGLADLLEIFSSSGCHAIVVVSPEHCPLGVVNLPKVMPHLLGARQSGDFPLTMTTRDGDRPICELEPPIIEPLAILPAQLSLSQFWPYLQESEESLTPNWGGWVQGSQSLSKSLSRPAPQEWAGCSPEGRDRDIHPRTQRGFHNSYGDSPPERTTRYANIPLNSHRFTPEPVPCCDQCQSSPQHWALVDEQGKFSGLLNSWRLLKSLAPNTTQPETTNRDKQPQPTNLKPLVQLLEHLPLPLSIQTTTGQVLAQNLIWRQQIGTSPNLDWVRRTTAAMLDFSSNEPCSTRESVSRPDGVTTLANAANQASCESLLPAPRGVKERGKRAEQAGIQSFCAMDTPRLTTTVSTQQVILSAPVMSQTQESSMVGQASSQTPEALKNSQERVFSFVKIPLSSAVFEGEKAQAWEDLSNPNSSSYPSSISDLCVVLAQDTTEQQQVTKELAAKNADLIHLNRLKDEFLACISHELKTPLTAVLGLSTLLKDQALGELNERQARYARLIYQSGRQLMTLVNDILDLTRMETGQLELSCEPVQIQSVCDRAYSQAGQLHQEKEQQEDPTTETQFTLEIEPGLDTLVADELRLRQMLVHLLSNALKFTDVGGKMGLRVNRWEGWIAFTVWDTGIGIPPEKQHLIFQKFQQLEQPLTRRFEGTGLGLVLTQRLARLHGGDVSFISKPGEGSQFTLLLPPCPPQSRGVDGEIYTCPSPHAQCPIRNRLVLIVETVPRYLDSLTEQLKSLGYRVVIARSGTEAIEKARGLQPCAILLNPLLPQLSGWDVLTLLKSDAQTRHIPVLVTATQAEKQQAYQNKADGFLSLPVQKPALLQSLTGLEQQERPTTSSKGLTILHLSPVEMYPQTPVDLPASSDSSNLSSGITELLSLQHSDLNYRVLEADDLEQAELLARVWQPDVVLLNAAKIADSLSYLEQFSLYPGLLSIPLVTLDHQTTEAANQVTGLSVYPCLAPDNASKITALLQVLQVAAGISYMPSILVMDIGEQGVTQVDDHSLSQIAPWQDSSINPLAFSASGCAGSHGEIVLEPLGSVRRDLSQSGAKGLQHEVPQRTSADSYALSSGGQEALPCQTFQQCFQGTGGSVSHVEREMGGMHNRVTPQELHRLPVRQSRRVRSAGGKGRYSQTATPLKPQSSWLQALMQYLQTAGFRSVLSGSWTEIYHQLQEQSVDLLLIRIKDISDASGLVSGLLALTQLQKQKLPPILVLDHRLNSDSQAVGARLSPRNQGMIGRVDSTSTLDSVLTAVATQILRGNALSMTQLLEQINQALGM, from the coding sequence ATGCCAACTCCCAGTCTAAAAGAATTTGCTCAAGCCACTCCTGTTTGCTCACAAACATCTGGCCTTGCTGACCTGCTGGAGATTTTTTCCTCTTCAGGGTGTCATGCAATTGTGGTCGTCAGCCCAGAGCATTGTCCCCTGGGAGTCGTCAACCTGCCCAAAGTGATGCCCCACCTACTCGGTGCACGGCAGTCAGGGGATTTTCCCCTCACGATGACAACGAGAGATGGCGACAGACCTATCTGTGAGCTAGAGCCGCCGATTATTGAACCATTGGCAATCCTACCAGCTCAGTTGAGTTTAAGCCAATTCTGGCCTTATCTCCAAGAATCAGAAGAAAGCCTAACGCCGAACTGGGGAGGTTGGGTACAGGGGAGCCAAAGCTTGAGTAAGAGTCTGAGCCGTCCAGCCCCACAAGAGTGGGCGGGATGTAGCCCGGAGGGGAGAGACAGAGACATTCACCCCCGAACTCAGCGAGGGTTCCACAACTCCTACGGAGACTCTCCCCCGGAGCGGACAACTCGCTACGCCAATATCCCCTTGAATTCTCACCGATTCACTCCAGAGCCGGTTCCCTGCTGTGATCAATGTCAGTCATCTCCTCAGCACTGGGCATTGGTAGATGAACAGGGCAAGTTTTCAGGATTGCTCAATAGCTGGCGGCTCTTAAAATCCTTAGCTCCAAACACTACCCAACCTGAGACGACAAATCGGGATAAACAGCCCCAGCCCACGAACCTCAAACCCTTAGTGCAACTGCTAGAACACCTGCCCTTACCCTTAAGCATACAAACGACAACAGGGCAAGTGCTGGCTCAAAATCTCATTTGGCGTCAACAGATTGGAACATCACCAAACTTAGACTGGGTCAGACGCACAACGGCTGCAATGTTGGATTTTTCATCGAATGAGCCATGCTCTACAAGAGAGAGCGTTTCTAGACCGGATGGTGTCACAACCCTAGCGAATGCAGCCAATCAGGCATCCTGTGAATCCCTCTTGCCTGCTCCTCGTGGAGTGAAAGAACGAGGTAAGAGGGCGGAACAAGCGGGGATTCAGTCCTTCTGCGCCATGGATACCCCCCGCTTGACAACAACGGTTTCTACACAGCAGGTGATCTTATCCGCACCAGTGATGAGCCAAACCCAGGAATCATCGATGGTTGGGCAAGCCTCTTCCCAAACACCGGAAGCGCTGAAAAATAGTCAGGAGCGAGTCTTCTCGTTTGTCAAAATTCCCCTATCGTCTGCCGTGTTTGAGGGAGAAAAAGCACAAGCGTGGGAGGATTTATCCAACCCTAACTCTTCTTCCTATCCTTCGAGCATCTCCGACCTGTGTGTTGTGCTGGCTCAAGACACCACAGAGCAGCAGCAAGTGACCAAAGAATTGGCTGCCAAAAATGCAGATTTAATCCATCTCAACCGACTTAAAGATGAGTTTTTAGCCTGTATTAGCCATGAGCTGAAAACACCCCTCACGGCTGTGTTGGGTTTATCCACGTTGTTGAAAGACCAAGCTTTGGGAGAACTCAATGAACGTCAAGCCCGCTATGCTCGGCTGATTTATCAAAGTGGGCGTCAGCTCATGACGCTGGTCAACGATATTCTGGATTTGACGCGGATGGAGACCGGTCAACTGGAACTGAGCTGTGAGCCAGTACAGATTCAAAGTGTATGCGATCGCGCCTATTCCCAAGCCGGTCAACTCCACCAGGAAAAAGAGCAACAGGAAGACCCCACCACAGAAACCCAATTTACCCTAGAGATTGAACCCGGTTTAGACACGCTGGTTGCCGACGAGCTACGCCTGCGCCAAATGCTCGTGCATCTACTGTCCAACGCCCTTAAATTTACAGATGTCGGCGGTAAAATGGGTTTGAGGGTCAATCGTTGGGAAGGCTGGATTGCTTTCACTGTCTGGGACACCGGCATTGGTATCCCACCGGAAAAGCAGCACTTGATCTTTCAGAAATTCCAACAACTAGAACAACCTCTAACTCGTCGTTTCGAGGGAACGGGTCTGGGATTGGTCTTAACTCAACGCCTTGCACGCTTACACGGCGGAGATGTCTCGTTTATTTCCAAGCCAGGGGAAGGTAGCCAATTTACTCTACTCTTACCCCCCTGTCCCCCTCAGTCTAGGGGAGTCGATGGGGAGATTTACACCTGTCCGAGTCCTCATGCCCAATGCCCCATCCGCAACCGTTTGGTGTTAATTGTCGAAACTGTACCTCGCTACCTGGACAGTTTAACGGAACAGCTTAAGAGTCTGGGCTATCGGGTGGTGATTGCCCGTTCCGGTACGGAAGCGATCGAAAAAGCCCGTGGCTTGCAACCCTGTGCCATCTTACTCAATCCCCTCCTCCCCCAACTTTCCGGCTGGGATGTCTTGACTCTCCTCAAGTCAGATGCCCAAACCCGCCACATCCCAGTGTTGGTGACTGCGACACAGGCTGAAAAACAGCAAGCTTATCAAAATAAAGCCGATGGCTTCTTAAGCCTACCCGTGCAAAAACCCGCCTTACTTCAGAGCCTCACGGGATTGGAACAGCAAGAGCGTCCAACAACTAGCAGCAAGGGTTTGACGATTCTACATCTGAGTCCTGTAGAGATGTACCCTCAAACCCCGGTCGATTTGCCAGCATCCTCTGACTCCTCTAACCTGAGTTCTGGGATTACTGAACTCTTGAGTCTTCAGCATTCAGACCTCAATTACCGGGTTCTTGAAGCCGATGATTTAGAGCAGGCCGAATTATTGGCTCGTGTTTGGCAACCCGATGTGGTGTTGCTTAATGCGGCGAAAATTGCAGATTCGCTCTCATACTTAGAACAGTTTTCGTTATATCCTGGTTTGCTCTCTATACCTCTGGTAACGTTGGATCACCAGACGACAGAGGCGGCGAATCAAGTCACCGGTCTTTCCGTTTATCCTTGTTTAGCGCCCGATAACGCTTCAAAAATCACGGCTTTGCTGCAAGTTCTGCAAGTGGCAGCTGGGATAAGTTACATGCCCAGCATTTTAGTGATGGATATTGGGGAGCAGGGGGTTACACAGGTAGACGATCACTCCTTATCTCAAATTGCACCCTGGCAAGACTCCAGCATCAATCCTCTTGCTTTCTCGGCTTCCGGCTGTGCGGGAAGCCATGGTGAAATCGTATTAGAACCGTTGGGTTCAGTACGGCGGGATTTGAGTCAGTCGGGTGCCAAAGGGTTGCAGCACGAAGTCCCACAGCGCACGTCAGCAGACTCCTATGCCTTATCATCAGGAGGACAAGAAGCTCTCCCCTGCCAAACGTTTCAGCAATGCTTTCAGGGAACAGGGGGTTCTGTCAGTCACGTCGAACGGGAAATGGGTGGGATGCACAACAGAGTTACTCCACAGGAACTCCATCGCCTACCAGTGAGGCAGAGTCGAAGGGTACGAAGTGCAGGGGGTAAGGGAAGATATTCCCAAACTGCCACACCCTTAAAACCTCAATCTTCTTGGCTTCAAGCCCTGATGCAATATCTTCAAACCGCTGGGTTTAGAAGCGTACTTTCCGGCTCTTGGACAGAAATATATCATCAACTCCAAGAGCAAAGTGTGGACTTACTGTTGATTCGGATTAAGGATATCAGTGATGCTTCAGGGTTGGTGAGCGGACTGCTGGCTCTGACTCAGCTACAAAAGCAAAAGCTACCACCAATTTTAGTGCTGGATCATCGATTAAATAGCGATAGTCAAGCTGTAGGGGCGCGGTTATCACCCAGGAATCAAGGAATGATCGGGAGGGTTGACTCTACATCTACTCTGGACTCTGTACTCACTGCCGTTGCTACTCAAATTCTGCGTGGAAATGCCCTGTCCATGACCCAGTTATTGGAGCAGATTAATCAGGCTCTAGGGATGTGA
- a CDS encoding circadian clock protein KaiA — protein MPPQLTVCTFVNSEPLAQSLSQILSGDRYIWLAACSESDFFDVIEQHKHQIDCLVLEDDGSLKNVTHRLSEQGTLLPVVILPQESKVISFHATTNQSLPPAQKNNNSSSAQTNPLFHAAEVRLHFSQLPELSGFIDKAIAQFVTLSPVSSLPDLFTTDEIATELSHRSFLLQQQRRLSEKLKERLGYLGVYYKRNPQLFLRHLPPSERQKILENLKSEYRQIVLKYFSQDNTLNQRIDNFVDKSFFADISVSRIVEIHMELMEEFSKQLKLEGRSEDILLDYRLTLIDVIAHLGEMYRRSIPRES, from the coding sequence TTGCCTCCCCAACTGACTGTCTGTACCTTTGTAAATTCTGAACCCCTGGCTCAGTCATTGAGTCAGATTCTAAGTGGCGATCGCTATATTTGGCTTGCAGCTTGTTCAGAATCTGATTTTTTCGATGTGATTGAGCAACATAAACACCAGATCGATTGCTTAGTGTTAGAGGATGATGGTTCCTTAAAAAATGTGACTCACCGCTTGTCGGAACAAGGAACGCTGCTCCCTGTGGTTATTTTGCCCCAGGAATCCAAAGTCATCTCTTTTCACGCAACCACTAACCAATCACTTCCTCCCGCTCAAAAAAACAATAACTCTTCCTCCGCGCAGACCAATCCTCTGTTCCATGCGGCTGAAGTTCGCCTCCATTTTAGCCAACTGCCTGAACTCAGTGGCTTTATTGACAAGGCGATCGCTCAGTTTGTCACTCTTTCTCCTGTTTCTAGCTTACCCGATCTATTTACCACAGATGAGATCGCCACCGAACTGTCCCACCGAAGTTTCCTGCTCCAGCAGCAGCGTCGATTATCTGAAAAACTCAAGGAGCGACTCGGATACCTAGGCGTGTATTACAAACGAAACCCTCAACTGTTTCTACGCCACTTACCGCCCAGCGAGAGGCAAAAGATCTTAGAAAATTTAAAGTCAGAGTATCGTCAGATCGTTCTGAAGTACTTTTCCCAGGACAATACTCTCAATCAAAGAATTGATAACTTTGTTGATAAATCTTTTTTTGCTGATATTTCAGTATCGAGGATTGTCGAAATTCATATGGAACTGATGGAGGAATTTTCTAAACAGTTGAAGCTAGAAGGGAGAAGTGAGGATATTTTACTAGACTATCGCCTGACTCTGATCGATGTAATCGCTCACTTGGGCGAAATGTATCGCCGGTCAATCCCCAGAGAGTCGTAA
- the kaiB gene encoding circadian clock protein KaiB, translating to MSPLKKTYVLKLYVAGNTPNSVRALKTLKTILEQEFQGVYALKVIDVLKSPQLAEEDKILATPTLSKVLPPPVRKIIGDLSDREKVLIGLDLLYEELQEGEADD from the coding sequence ATGAGTCCATTAAAGAAAACTTATGTTCTGAAGCTCTATGTCGCTGGAAACACACCCAACTCCGTCAGGGCTTTGAAAACACTAAAAACGATTCTAGAACAGGAATTTCAAGGGGTTTATGCTCTCAAGGTGATTGATGTATTAAAAAGCCCACAGCTAGCTGAGGAAGATAAAATTTTGGCGACCCCCACTCTGTCGAAAGTCTTGCCGCCTCCTGTCCGCAAAATTATTGGTGATCTTTCAGACCGAGAAAAAGTCTTGATCGGATTGGATCTACTTTATGAGGAACTACAGGAAGGGGAAGCAGACGATTAG